A single window of Ananas comosus cultivar F153 linkage group 24, ASM154086v1, whole genome shotgun sequence DNA harbors:
- the LOC109728532 gene encoding uncharacterized protein LOC109728532 → MAPFEALYRKKCCSLIHWSDVGERVALGPDVVREAKEKVHLARQRLATAQSRQQSYADKRRKDLKLAVGDRVVLKVLPMQGVRRFGIRGKLSPRYVGPFKILERVGAVAYKLALPPRLAGVHNVFYVSNLRKYVRNSTHVLEYEPVELSEDMTYEEYLVCILDREENKLRNRTIPYVKVQWSNYAVREATWELEETMRKMHPHLFESTS, encoded by the coding sequence atggcgccattcgaggccctatATAGAAAGAAGTGTTGCTCTcttattcattggagcgatgtagggGAGAGGGTGGCTCTTGGTcccgatgtggtgcgggaggcgaaGGAGAAAGTTCACCTTGCCCGCCAACGACTTGCGACAGCGCAATCTCGGCAAcaaagttatgccgacaagcggagaAAGGATTTAAAgctcgcggttggagaccgcgtagtTTTGAAAGTATTGCCGATGCAAGGCGTAAGGAGGTTTGGTAtccgcgggaagctaagtccccggtatgtCGGACCATTCAAGATTTTGGAGCGCGTCGGTGCCGTGGCTTACAAGCTTGCATTACCACCAAGGCTTGCGGGAGTTCATAACGTATTTTatgtgtcaaatctccgcaagtatgtacGAAACTCGACGCATGTGTTAGAGTATGAACCTGTGGAGTTGAgcgaggatatgacttatgaggaatATCTAGTTTGTATACTTGATAGAGAGGAAAATAAGTTGCGGAATCGCACAATTCCTTATGTCaaagtccagtggagcaatTATGCGgtgcgtgaagccacttgggagcttgaggagacAATGAGGAAGATGcatcctcacttgttcgagTCGACGAGCTAA